The window CTTGAAAGCTTCCCATGATGCATCTGTGCAGCTGCAGACACACGTGAGGACGTGTTTAATAATGTCAGATTGTATATgtaatgtgtgagagagagagagctgcaggagtAACGGTCACTTACCTGACAGACGAGCagagagtgagtgtgtctgtttgttctGTTATTCCTGAGTGTGGGCGTCTCTCTGAGTAGTTTGACCTATGGAGGCTCAATAGTGACAAAACTACTCAGAAAACATTATTGATGACCACAGAGTTATTTATTGACAGTTAAACACAAAGATAAGATGTGCAGTAAAATACAGGGAGACGTCTGACACCCTCTCAGATCTAAAGACAATGTGTCTTCAGTCTCAGAGTTTTAAGTCACagactttattatttttgcaaagACGGGAGATGGACTCTGGACCAGTCCTCCAATGAGCATCAGATCAGCAGACTCTGTCACAACTTTTAAATCccgtcttaaagggactgtttgtaactttttaagcgtataaatgtgcCGGGTCGGGAcaacatgcacgctcgcgtgtggccgctgtactctgctcctctccgTGCTCGCCTTCACACCGCACGCGTTCttgcgtactcgctccacctctagacgtgaactcGCGCTacctccacactgcaggagagttagtttagctctgagaatatctagtgaatggaagtttgtgcagaaataactgctgcagctcctccagaccaacagaggtttcccgaaACGTTGTcatctcgttaccgaccgggtgccggtgtcttccttcTCACTCCGGCTGCAggcggagacgataacgttactcgctgcggagccccgctgcctcagcctgcgctgaagcaggaaaagccatcactaggatcagcagtgattcatggagagaccttcgtctggtcagctaacattactgccaagcagctgaaatatagagtgatattgtggttttagctgacgtgtgtcgcctcactgttttgagcgatgctcgttcatgtctatgtagagcgagcacaagcttgaacccgacgctgactttcgttgacttaacggccacaggtgtcgctgttaacaagcatttctgaaagttacaaacagtccctttaaaaaacacttttatagAACGGCTTTTCAATCAGCTGAATTATAGTCTTCTGTATGCTTGTGTGCtgatgtgtatatgtgtgtatatgtgtgtatatgttactgtatgaatatgtaaatgcttgtttctttattttcccattctattgttttttatttaattatttatgtttcagtgtattctgttgtacaggatgtgaatttccttggaaagcactttgtgcttgaaaagtgctctacaaataaaattattattattatctcgcCGGGTCACTATTTACAGACTACATCTAGACTCCTTTAgagatgatgtcacttcctgttcctgGTGGAAATTTACAAGACGAAAAAATGTTGAGAAAGACGTTTCCGGTTATTATGCTAAAGCTAGTCCAGCAGGGACCAGTAGAGTCCAGCAGCAGAGACCAGTAGAGTCCAATAGAGTCCAGCAGGGTCCAGTAGAGTCCAGCAGGGACCGGTAAAGTCCAGCAGGGAccagtagagttcagtagagGCCAGCAGAGGCCAGCAAAGTCCAGCAGggtccagtagagtccagtagagtccagtagaggccAGCAGAGGCCAGCAAAGTCCAGCAGGGTCCAGTAGAGTCCAGCAGAGACCAGCAGAGTCCAGCAGGGACCTGTACAGTCCAACAGCATAGACCAGCAGAGTCCAGCAGCATAGACCAGTAGAGTCCAGCAGAGACCAGCAGAGTCCAGCAAGGACCAGTAGAGTCCAACAGCAGAGACCAGCAGAGTCCAGCAGGGACCAGAGTCCAGCATGGACCAGTAGAGTCCAGCAGCATAGACCAGCAGAGTCCAGCAGGGACCAGTAGAGTCCAGCAGCAGAGACCAGCAGAGTCCAGCAGGGACCAGTAGAGTCCAGCAGCAGAGACCAGCAGGGACCAGCAGAGTCCAGCAGGGACCAGTAGAGTCCAGCAGCAGAGACCAGCAGGGACCAGAGTCCAGCAGGGACCAGTAGAGTCCAGCGGAGGTGGGCCTTTCAGGTCCCTGGTGGTTTTCCTCCGTGGGGTCTCTCGGTCTCGGTCACCACATTCAGCTCTGAGGAGCTCCTGATGGGCTGGATCCGGTTCTGGCTGCTGTCGGATCGTGGTCTCCGGTGCGCTCGGTCACAGACCTGCGTGAGGCCTCGGCTCAGCTCTTTGCGGATGTTGTCGCTGGACAGGACGTAGAGGATGGGGTTGACGGCGCTGTTGACGGTGGACAGACCCAGCGAGATGGTGTAGGGCGTGTACATGGTCCTCTCGAACAGACAGGTGCCGTCCTCCGGCTGGAAGTGGTAGATGACGGCCCGGACCAGCAGGATGATGTGGTACGGGGCGAAGCAGACCAGGAACAGCgccaccaccgccaccgccagCCAGCGAACGCGCTCCTTCTGTTCCCGCCACAGCCCCGTGCTGCGCTGCACGTTGGCGAGGATGCTGCGGTTCgtcaccaccagcaccagcagcgGGATCAGGAAGCCCACGACAAAGCGGGCGTAGTTGAAGCCCGTCACCGTGGCGTTGCTTTGACTCGGCTCAAAGCAGCGGCGGTTGCCCTCGGCGGCGTCGCCCTCCCTCATGGTGAAGACGGGGACGTGACCCAAGGCGACCACCAGCAGGATGGCGACTGCGATGAGGGCGGCGATGCGCTGCCGGCGGAGGCCGCGGGACTCCACGCTGTAGACCACGGCAACGTATCGGTCGCAGGAGATGCAGCAGAGCAGGAAGATGCTGATGTACATGTTGTTGAAGAAGATGTAGCCCGTTACCTTGCAGGCGACCGAGCTCCACGGCCACCAGTGACCTTTGCTGACGTAGTGCGTCCACAGCGGCAGAGTGCCCAGGTAGGTGAGGTCACAAAACGACAGGCTCAACAGGTACACGCCCAGCACGTTCTTCCTGCACACCTGCAGCCAGGTGAGGTAGACGGTCAGCAGGTTAGCCGGCAGTCCGACAGCCAGCACCACGCAGTACAGCAGCACGAGCGGCAGACGACCGTCGTTGTACGGCGGCTCGCACACCATCAAACTAGTGCTGTTGGTCGGAGAAAGTGTCTCCGTCTCCGGAAGCGTGTGCATGATGTCGACCAATAAGA is drawn from Sebastes umbrosus isolate fSebUmb1 chromosome 18, fSebUmb1.pri, whole genome shotgun sequence and contains these coding sequences:
- the gpr132b gene encoding probable G-protein coupled receptor 132b, with amino-acid sequence MHTLPETETLSPTNSTSLMVCEPPYNDGRLPLVLLYCVVLAVGLPANLLTVYLTWLQVCRKNVLGVYLLSLSFCDLTYLGTLPLWTHYVSKGHWWPWSSVACKVTGYIFFNNMYISIFLLCCISCDRYVAVVYSVESRGLRRQRIAALIAVAILLVVALGHVPVFTMREGDAAEGNRRCFEPSQSNATVTGFNYARFVVGFLIPLLVLVVTNRSILANVQRSTGLWREQKERVRWLAVAVVALFLVCFAPYHIILLVRAVIYHFQPEDGTCLFERTMYTPYTISLGLSTVNSAVNPILYVLSSDNIRKELSRGLTQVCDRAHRRPRSDSSQNRIQPIRSSSELNVVTETERPHGGKPPGT